TATAGATAACTTTTAATCCTGAATCTTCCAGTTTTTTTTGAATTGTTTCGAGTGTATACCTTCTGAAATGGCCTGCATAAACATCTTCAGCTGACCACAAAGACGGGTAAGCAGGTACCGTAATAAATGCTTTACCTCCGGGTTTAAGATAAAAAAATAGTTGATGTAGAAATTTTTCGTCTTTTTCAATGTGTTCTATTACATCAAAGAGACCTATGTTTGGCAATGTATTTTCTCGGAAATTGGCATCCACGAGGGAGGAACACACCAGGTTTTTCAGTCCTCTTTTTTTTGCGTTGGCAATGCCTTGTCTGCCTGGTTCAACTAAGTATGTTTCAACACCTTCTTTTCCGAGTGCGGCTGAAACATAACCATTGCCGCCACCAATATCAAAAAATGCTTCATCAGTTGAGATGTGCTGCTTTACAGTTTCAACAATGCAGTTGTTTCTGTGTGTGAACCAAAAGAAATCATTATTCTCTAATTCAAAACAATTGTCATTTGCGTTTTCAGGATAGGATATTTGCGTGTGGGATTTCGAATACCATATGTCATCTCTGTATTCAATATTTCCTGCAATTTGTGTTAAGTCCATTTGTGGGATAGGTGTCACATTTTTTTTATTCCCATCGTTAATGGTTCCTTGGGTCGAAGTGTAATTAAAGGACTTAATTTCAATTGTCCCGATGATACCGGTTGTAATTTAAATTTTTGAGCGATCATTATTAATGAGGTAACCATACTCATGAATGCAAAATTATTGCCAATGCAGGTTCTGGGGCCTCCACCGAATGGGAAGTATATAAAATTGTTATTCAGATTTCTGTCCTTGAAACGTTCGGGGTTAAATACTTCAGGCTGCTCCCAGAATTTACCGCTTCTATGCATTACATAAGGAGAGAAGACAATAGCATCTCCCCGGCTGATCTTCAGATCGTCAATGCTATCATCCTGTATTGCGCTTCTGGAGATATACCAAACAGGGGGATACAGGCGCATGGATTCATTTATGATCTGATTCGTATAAGGTAAGTTTTTGAAATCTTCCGGAGATGGTGGTCTTCCATTGAGGAATTTGATTTCATTATAAAATTTATCAAGCACATTCGGATGGCCGTAAAGTAAATACAGTACAAAGGTTAAAGCGCTGGATGTGGTTTCCATACCTGTAAACAAAAGGGTCATAACTTCATCCAATAATTGTTTAGGCTCTATCTTTTGTTTTGTGTCGGCATACTCGGCATTCATCAGCATATCGAGAAGGTCGAAATGCGCGTCT
This Bacteroidota bacterium DNA region includes the following protein-coding sequences:
- a CDS encoding class I SAM-dependent methyltransferase, with the protein product MDLTQIAGNIEYRDDIWYSKSHTQISYPENANDNCFELENNDFFWFTHRNNCIVETVKQHISTDEAFFDIGGGNGYVSAALGKEGVETYLVEPGRQGIANAKKRGLKNLVCSSLVDANFRENTLPNIGLFDVIEHIEKDEKFLHQLFFYLKPGGKAFITVPAYPSLWSAEDVYAGHFRRYTLETIQKKLEDSGLKVIYKTYFFSFLPIPIFLFRTLPSLFKMKKKQTIHDKPKSEYKKSPLLDKFLKPILNWELVKIRKQERIPFGGSCLIVCIKP
- a CDS encoding cytochrome P450; the encoded protein is MAITIPDKKKTEKAAAVNRFALSFLQKDSEKNLNFTQFKVGQANIVHLISPDLTKHALQTNPANYLKGKEFDVLKISIGKGLLTNEGESWLKQRRLIQPLFHKQHLAAFSKQMIASTATLLQKWEAKQSAVIEDVYSEIVELNLDIILKTIFSDDMKNIEEKIKTITAALIEETAASMVSVLGSVSGIPDLRSLKKNAELLSGIISDIIGSRKKKQDAHFDLLDMLMNAEYADTKQKIEPKQLLDEVMTLLFTGMETTSSALTFVLYLLYGHPNVLDKFYNEIKFLNGRPPSPEDFKNLPYTNQIINESMRLYPPVWYISRSAIQDDSIDDLKISRGDAIVFSPYVMHRSGKFWEQPEVFNPERFKDRNLNNNFIYFPFGGGPRTCIGNNFAFMSMVTSLIMIAQKFKLQPVSSGQLKLSPLITLRPKEPLTMGIKKM